TACTTTCTATAAAAACTGGTGGATGTCCAGAAGATTGTGGGTATTGCCCGCAAGCTGCGAGATATCACACAGACATAGAGGGGAATGATTTAATGTCTGTACAGCAAGTTAAAGCACAGGCATTAAGAGCAAAATCATCTGGTAGTTCTCGTGTATGCATGGGTGCAGCGTGGCGTAATGTAAAAGATGGACCAGAATTTGACAACGTGCTAGAAATGGTGCGCACGATTAATAAGCTTGATATGGAAGTGTGCTGTACGCTAGGTATGGTAACCGAGAATCAAGCAGAACGCCTTGCAGAAGCAGGATTATATGCATACAATCATAACTTAGATACCTCAGAAGATTACTATAAAGATGTAATCTCTACGAGAGCTTTTGAGGATCGTCTCGATACTATCTCAAACGTGCGTAAAACAAATGTTACGGTATGTTCTGGTGGAATTATAGGAATGGGTGAAGCAATAGAAGATAGAGCAGGAATGCTTGTGGCGCTTGCAAAACTTGATCCGCAGCCAGAATCTACGCCTATAAACGCACTTGTTGCAGTACCTGGAACTCCAATGGAGGATATTGATCCTATCTCAATCTGGGAGATGATACGTATGGTAGCAACTACGAGAATTGTATTGCCACAAACACAAGTGAGACTATCTGCAGGTAGAACAGATATGAGTAGAGAGGGGCAGGCAATGTGCTTCTTTGCTGGTGCAAATTCTATTTTTGCAGGAGATAAGCTTCTTACTACACCTAATCCAGATGTAAATGAGGATATGAAGATGTTTGACCTACTAGGTCTTACTCCTCAAAAACCATTTGTAAAGAAAGCTCAGCCAGCATCTGTAGAGGCGGTAGACTCAAAATATGAATCATTAGGAGAGAAACCTAAATGGTCAAGACCTGGACACAAAATTGACAGAAACGAAGAAGCAAAGCTTGCAGGAAAATCTTTGAAATAAAGAGAACTGCAGTTTTGAAATTATCGTAGGTATATAACATAGTTTTATACTAAGCACTAACTCCCTGATGGGAGTTAGTGCTTTTAGGTGTTTAACTATTAAGGTTAATTAATTCTATTTCACATGCAGTTACAAGCCATTCCTAGAGTACATTCTATAACGAAGAAGGAGTTCGTAAGAGATTACGTAAAGCCTCAAAAACCTGTGGTTATTGAGCATCTTGTAGATGACTGGGATGCATATGAGAAATGGCGTCTTTCTTACATCAAGGAGGTAGCTGGAGACAAAGAAGTACCTCTTTATGATGACAGGCCTGTAAAGCATGATGAAGGTTTTAACCAGGCTCATGCTACCATGAGTATGAGCGATTATATAGATTTACTTAAAAAAGGACCTACTAATTATCGCATCTTCTTGTATAACCTCATGAAAGAGGTTCCCTCTCTTAAAAACGATTTTAAGTTTCCTAAAATAGGCTTGAGACTTCTCAAGCAGATACCTATGCTCTTTTTTGGAGGAGAAGGAAGTAAGGTATTTATGCATCATGATATAGATTGGGCAAATATTTTGCATTTTCATTTTGAAGGAAGAAAGCAATGTGTATTATTCCCTCCTAGTGAAACACCTAACCTTTACAAAGTACCTTATTCTCTAATTACAAGAGAGGATATCAACTTTGATAATCCAGATTATAAGAAGTTCCCTAAGCTAAAAAAAGCTAAAGGGTTTATATGCCATCTCAACCATGGTGAGACCTTATATATGCCAGAAGGATACTGGCACTACATGAAGTATGAAACGCCTGGATTTAGTATGAGTTTAAGAGCGCTTCCGCGAAATTTTTCTAACCTTAGAAAAGCACTGTATAATGTTTTTTATATGAGGCATTATGACAATTTCATGAGACGCCGAAAGGGTCAAGATTGGATAGATGAAAAAAATAAGAAAGCACTATTATAGCTTTCAATCCGTATGCGATGTAGTAAATTATTAACTTTTATTAATAGTTTACTTAAACATAGATGTCAAATCAGGTGTTTGGTCGCTTTAATCTAATTTTTTATCGAATAAATATTTTTTTTTACAATTTTACTGCAATGAGTCGTCAACTTTTTGTTATTTGTGAGGAATTCAAATATCCCCTAGCATTAGCATGATGAAAGTCCTCCTTATAGACGACGATAAAGCTGTAAACTTTTTCAATCAACACGTCGTTATTAAGCACAACTCCTTTGAGCATATTAAAACTGTTCAAAGCGGACAAGAAGGTCTTACTTTTCTGTCTAAAGTAGAATTAGGAGAAGCCACAAAGCCAGATCTTATTTTCTTAGATATAAATATGCCAGCTATGAATGGCTGGGAATTCTTAGACGAATATGAAAAGATGTGTCCAGATTTTAGAAAAGATATTAAAGTAATCATTCTTTCTAGTTCTTCAAATCCAGAACATGTAAACAAGACAATTCAAAACTATAAGGTTATTGACTTTATTAATAAGCCCCTGTCCTTTGATATACTTGATCATGTGTTGAAGGTTTATAGCAACGTATTGTCTACGAGTACTCAAAATAATCCACTAGTTTGACTTATAAAGCCTTAATAGTAGATGATAGCAAACCAATAACGTTCTTCAATAAAATAATTTTAGAGAGGTCCTCGCGTTTTTCTGAAATTTTGGTAGCTGTAAATGGAGAAGAGGCGATGAAGATATTAGACACAGAATTTAATCCTGACTTTATCTTTTTGGATCTTAATATGCCTGTTATGAATGGGTGGGAGTTTTTAGATACATACCACCAGAGAAAAGCTAGAAATAGTCAAATAATAATGCTTTTAGGAACTATGCCGTCACAAGAGAATCAAGATAGATTGAATTCTTATGATTGCATTAAAGGAGTTAGAGAGAAGATGCTTTCTAATACAGTACTTACAGAAATAATCAATAATACCTTAGCTGTAGAGTTAAGATCATAAATTACCCCTAGTTAATGTCTTTTTTATCAAAGATTACATTATTTATTGCGTGCATAGTATCTTCTCTTAGCTTCGCTCAATCTAGAGCTACGATAGAAGGAGTGGTTACAGATAATTTTGGGATACTACCAGGTACTACTATTAGTATAGAAGGTTATAATAAGAGCACCCAGACAGATATTAATGGAGCATTTTCTTTTCAAGTAGATGAAGGAGAGTATGTATTATCTGCAAGTTTTGTAATGTATAATGTACTTTATAAAACAGTTGTAGTGAAAGCTGGTGAAACACAAAAAGTAAACTTTAAATTAGAGACAGGTTTCTCTGTAGATGAGCCTATCTCTCTAGGTACAAGATCTGATCCTGTTTCCTCATTTCAGAACACGGCTTCTGTAGATATCATATCACCACAACAAATCACAAACTCTTCTCAAATAGAGTTGAGCCAAATATTACATTACCTCTCACCCTCATTTTATTCAACCAGACAAACCATTGCAGATGGTACAGATCACATTGATCCAGCGACACTACGAGGACTAGGTACAGATCAAGTTCTTGTCCTTATCAATGGAAAAAGAAGACATAATAGTTCTTTGCTCAATGTGAATGGTACCATAGGTCGAGGTGCCGTTGGTACGGATTTTAATGCTATCCCCATAAGTGCTATAGAGCGTATTGAGATACTAAGAGATGGAGCGACTTCTCAATATGGATCTGATGCTATTGCAGGGGTTATCAACATCATCCTCAAAAACCAAACGAATGCTGTTTCTTTAAAAAATTTATTAAAAGTTAATGAAGAAGGAGATGGTCTCACACAATTTGCAGGAGCAAATTTTGGTATGAAGTTAGGTAAGGAAGGCCTTTTAAATATTACAGGTGAATATAGAAAACGAGAGGCTACCAATAGAGCGGGTAACTATACGGGACGTGTTTATGTAGATAATGAAGAAGAGGATAATGCACTTATAGTTCAGAACAATTTCTTTGATCAAACAGGTTATTCAGATAGGCAAGTAATGCAGGTAGGTAATTCCGAAACTCAGAATCTAGCCATTCATTTTAATGGAGAAATAAAAGTATCAGACAGTGCTCAAGTATACCTTCATGGTGGACGAAATTATAGAGAAGGAAAATCTGCTGGCTTTTATAGATTTCCTAAAGATGAAGATCGCGTAATTACAAGCTTATTTCCTAACGGGTTTTCTCCAGAAATCTTAACAGATATTCAAGATGATGCCGTGACATTAGGTTTGAGAGGAAGTAAGCATAATTGGGATATTGATTTTAGTCATACTATAGGGATGAATTCTCTTGATTATACCATTAACAATTCTAACAATGCGTCATTAGGAATTGCGTCACCTACTACTTTTTATGCTGGAGGATTTTTGTATAGTCAGAATACATCAAACTTAGACCTATCAAAATCTTTTGATTGGAGGTCAGGTCTTAATTTCTCTTTTGGAGCAGAGTTAAGGGTAGAAAATTATCAGATAGGAGCAGGAGAAGAAGCATCATATATAAATGGCGGTAGTGTTTTTACTAATAGTGAGGGTCTTGAGGAGCCAAGAATAGCAGGAGCACAAGTTTTTCCTGGAATTCAACCAGAAAATGAACTTAATAAATTTAGAACAAACAGCTCGTTTTACGTAGATATTGAGGCAAATGTTAATGATAAGTGGCTCATACAACTTGCCGCCAGAAATGAGCTTTATAATGACTTTGGGAGTCAAGTGATTTGGAAAGTGGCTTCTCGATATAAGTTATCTAATAATACAAGTTTGAGAGGTGGTATTGCTACAGGTTTTAGGGCACCATCGCTACATCAAGTATTTTTTCAAAATATAAGCACGCAGTTTATTGACGGTAATATTTTGCAGGTAGGTACTTTTAATAATGAAAGCGCACTGACTGCTCAAGCTTTTAATGTAGATAGACTAAGTCCGGAATTATCAAATCACTATAGCATAGGTTTAAGTAGTAAGATAAGCTCAAATTTTTCGCTTGCACTTGACTATTACTACATAGCAATAAAAGACAGAATTGTACTCTCAGGACTCATATCTGATGGTTATGAAGACATTCTTGAACCATTTGGAGTTGGAGCAGCTCAGTTCTTTACAAATGCAATAGATACAGATACCCAAGGTGTAGATCTAGCATTAGTTTATAAAAACAACGTAGGTAATGGTGATCTAGAGAGTTCTTTAGGTTTTAATATCAATAGCACCACTGTAAGTAAAGATATAAGAGTGCCCATAGCTTTTGAGGGAGCAGAAGAAGTCATATTTAGTAGAGAAGAAATTGGGAGGCTAGAGAAAGGACAGCCCAAGTATAAATTGAGCTGGAGAAGTTTTTATGATATTGATAAGTTTAAAATTCACTTCAATAATACATTGTTTGGACCTGTAGAATATTTCCACCCAGATGATGGAAATAGCGACAACTGGGTTGTAAATGACTTTACAGGAAATGTAGAGTCCCGAGATCAAAAGTTTTCGGCAAAGGTTCTTACAGATTTCTCTATTCATTATCAGTTCCACTCACGAGTAAGTGCTGCTATAGGAGGGAATAATATTTTTAATGTGTACCCAGATAAACACACGCATTCATCAAATACGAGCAACGGTAATTTTACCTATAGTAGACGAGTAGGCCAGTTTGGAGTACAGGGTAGAAATTACTTTGTGAGTTTATCTCTAAGCTTATAAAAAGGATGTGTTATTCATGAAAGATTTCAAACTATTAACGGCACTTAAGATTATGGTCGCCTTAATAATCTTTGGGTCTTCTGCTCAAATTCAAGCGCAGACTAATGTTGAACAAGTCGCTAGAGTGCAACGAGCTATTTATGTTTATAATATTGCTCAACAAGTAAACTGGTCATCTCAATCTGGAGATACCTTTAAGATAGGAGTTTTGGGTCCTGATAGAACTATTATCGACTTTAAGTCAATAGCTCAAAAACGACAAATACAATCTAAACCGGTTGAGATTATCAATTTTCTTTCTGTAAAAGATATAGCTGGTGTAGATGTATTGTACGTCAACAAAAAGTACAATTTCCAAATGCCTTATATTCTTCAGTCTATCGAGGGAAAGGGAATATTAGTAATATCTGAGGGCTATGCATTTAATGATTCAATGATTAATATTATTAGAGTTGGAAATACATTTAGACATCAAATTAACGAAGAGTTACTGCGCAGTAATGACTTTGTTATTGCTCCTTCCTTAAAATTTTACGCCATTAAAACTTCACAAAAGTGGCAATCACTTTTTATAGAAGCACAAGACTCACTTAATCTAGCTAAGCAAAATTCAAAGAGAAAGGACTCTTTAATTATAGCACATCAAAGAGAGATTAATAGTAAGAATGAAATCATAGACACGATTCAAGAGATTGTAAAATTAAAGAATAACTCTATTCAAGATTTGCTCGATGAGGATGAGATTCAAAAACAGACCTTAGAAGAAAAGCAAGAAATTGCAAAAGAACTGGAAATAGAAAATGAATCTCAACTAGAAGAACTTGAAAGAAGACAGCGCATTTTAGTTCAAAATGCAGAAGAAATAGAGCGCAATCAAGATAGTATAGATAATCAAAACTTAAATCTCAGTGTCCAGAAAAAAGCGCTTGATGAGCAGTCTGTAGAGCTATCTCTTAGAGAGAACATCAACTGGCTTTTAGGAATCATCGCCTTCTTATTTCTAGTTGCAGGATTTATAATTTATAAGAATTACCAAAGTAAAAGCAAACTTGCAAAACAGCTTGTATTGCAAAATGCAAAGATACTAGCCCAGGCAGAAGAACTCAGTCAGAAAAATGAAGACCTCGAGCAGTTTGCCTACATCGCAAGCCATGATTTACAAGAACCTCTCAATACCATATCAAGCTTCATTGGGCTCATAAGGAATGATTATAGTGCACAGTTTGACGATTTAGGCAATCAGAGTCTTGAATTTATAGAAGAGGCAAGTGAGAGGATGGCAAAGCTTATAAATGTGTTGCTAGAATACTCACGCATAGGTAAGACTAGAAGTTTTACGGAGGTAGATTGTAACAAGATGGTACAAGACTTAGAGAAGGATATTTATGCACTCATAAAAAGGAAAAATGCAACTATTACATATTCCAATCTTCCTACCCTAATGGGTTCTGAAATTGAGCTGCGCTTGTTGTTTCAAAACTTAATCACAAACGCTTTAAAGTTTTGTGCAGAGGATACATCACCTACATTACATATCGAAGTGAGCGAGACTGCGAGCCTAGAGAACCCTAATGAGAAGATGTGGCAATTCTCTTTTAAAGACAATGGGATAGGTATTCGTAAAGATCATCAGGAGCGTATTTTTTCTATCTTTCAGCGATTGCATACTAAAGATCAATATAAGGGCACCGGAATAGGGCTTGCGCATTGTAAAAAGATTGTTGGGATACACAAAGGAAATATTTGGGTGACTTCAAAAATTAATAAAGGAAGTACTTTTTATTTTACAATCCCTATGAGTCCTGAAGTTGTGTAATGTGATTATGTACGCTTTCGCGAAAGCGTAACTACAAGTAACACACACTACATTTATTACTCGCTACACGTAATTTAATTAAATTGCGAGATACTAGATATTGCTTTAAAACTAAACCTGCATCTATGAAACTTACTTCAACGTATTGGAATAATCGCTATGCAGAGGGAAGCACAGGCTGGGATTTAAAGGAAATCTCTCCACCTATCAAAGCATACCTCGATCAATTAGAAAATAAGGAATTAAAGATTTTAATTCCTGGTGGCGGTTATAGTCATGAAGCGCAGTACTGTTGGGAGCAGGGATTTAAAAATGTGTATGTAGTAGACTTTTCTCAACTTGCATTAGAAAATTTGAAACAGAGAGTGCCAGATTTTCCTAGTTCGCAACTTATACAAGATGATTTTTTTAAATACAGCGGGCAGTTTGATGTAGTCATAGAGCAAACGTTTTTCTGTGCACTACAACCAGAATTAAGACCTGCTTACGTCGCACATATGCGCACATTGCTTAAACCAAAAGGTAAACTTGTAGGCTTACTTTTTAACTTCCCACTCACCGAAAAAGGACCACCATACGGAGGAAGTGTAGCGGAATATGAAAACTTGTTCTCAAAACATTTTGATATTCAAAAAATGGAGACTTCCGATAACTCAGTAGCTGCTCGTGCAGATAAGGAGTTATTTATCAAAATGGTAAAAAAGTAAACTAGTTAATACCACAACACAATGATCGTACAACTTGCAGAAGGAACTATTAAAACCAAGTATGGTGTCTATAAAGAAATTCTCTTTTATGACGGTGTCAAGGAGTGTCACGCGCTAGTGATGGGAGATGTCTCGGGAGAAGAAGATGTGCTATGCAGAGTGCATTCTTCTTGCATATTTGCTCATCATTTTAATAGTATAGAATGTGATTGCCGTGAGCAGATGGAAATCTCGCAACAGCTTATAGAACGTGAAGGAAAGGGTATTGTAATCTGGCTAGAACAAGAGGGCAAGGGCAATGGACATTATGCACTACTCAATACACTGCCACTTAAAAAGCAAGGAATGGCTCAAGCAGATGCTTACGAGGCTGTAGGTTTCCGTAAGGATAATCGTGATTTTAGCGCAGCTGCAAAAATTTTAAAATACCTAGAAGTGAGTTCTATCACAATGATTACGGGTAATGAGAAGAAAACCAAAACCCTCACAGATCTTGGTATTACTGTAAGTGGTATTCAAGCTACGGAGTTGTAATATGAGTACGCTTTCGCGAAAGCGTAATTTTAAAAAAATACTGTTAAATCATAATTTACTTTTGCAAAAATCTATAGTACGCAGTGGCTAGTTTTTTATCACCTTCTGTGTTTCTAGAACTTCACCATCTCTATTGAATAGTTTCAAAAAGTACACTCCAGAATTTAGGTTGTGTAAGGTAATTGCCTCGCGATTGTGAGTTCCTTGTAAAACTATTTTCCCATTGATGTCAATTAACTGAAATCTATGGCTTGATTCAGAACTTATATACAATCTATCGTTTACTGCAGGATTAGGATAAACAATTGAATTTTCTCTCTTGAAATCTTTTGTGTTTAATAATTCTGGATCTTCTATTAAGAAAATATTCTGTGATCCAGTGATATAATATAGATTGGATTCATAGCTAGTGATGCCTAAAGGAGCATTGTCTGGAGTTAAAAGAAATTCGGGACTAATTGGTAGCGCGTTGTCTAAATCGAACTTAATGATACTATGGTTTGCCGAGAGTGAAATTGTAGCGTATAGCAAACTATTTTTTAAGTAAACATCTTGCACAAATCCAGCATAACCATCCATATTTGAAACTAGTATAGGATCTGGAGAGCTGTCATTAATATTGATTTTATATAAGGCTAAGTTGTTTGTGGTTCCTGTGCGCTCAAAGAAATAAAGCTCATTATTAAAAACCTCTCCAATAATTGTGGAGTTATTATTCTCAAAAACTATGGTCTCCGTGTAGTTAGTGTCATTTATAGAATATTTTAAAATTGTATTACCTCGTACAAAGTACAGTACACTGTTATATAATACTACACCCATTTGGGTATCTATCGCAGCGTTGTTAATCGCTTCTCCTTGTACTGGGAAGGCATCATTTAAATTTAGCTTGTACAAAGTACTTGCTGTTCCACCTATAAGAGTGTTGGAATTTTCATCATAAGTGAGTTTTATAAAGCCAACTGCAGGCGGGGCTTCAGCAACAGTTATTTTATTAGTAGGGTTATTAAACGGCACCTTTTGAATGTAAGCCATATTGTTAGCGTTCACATCAAAGAGTCCAACATATAATTCATCATTAATAGTGTGTAGTGAAAATGGAGCTCCCTGCCCCGCAAATGAATCAGTAAAAATTTCTTGAGCTTGAGCTACGATACTCTGAAACATAAATAAACCGAAAAGTAATTTTAACTTCATAGAATGATTTTTCTTACAAATATAGTCTTAAGTATTAAATATCAAAACAATACCGGAACCACATAATACGCCAGCGCAAAGAGCAACCCTACAGAGATTAAATTTAAAACCACACCCACACGTGCCATCTGGCCTACGCGTACGTGACCACTTGCAAAGACTATCGCGTTAGGCGGTGTTGCCATAGGTAGCATAAATGCACAACTAGAAGCAAGGGTCACTGGAATTACCATTTGTAAAATGGGCACATCCATCCCTATCGCAATACCTACCACTAGCGGAACTAAAATGGTGACAAGTGCAACATTACTCATCAGTTCTGTCATAAAGAGCATTAAGAAAATAAGCACGGCAGTCACCACCCACATACTCCAGTCTTCCTGCTGTGAGATATAGGAACCTATCATATCTATAAATCCAGATTGTGCTAGTCCAGAGGCAAGTGCGAGACCGCCGCCAAAGAGGATTAAAATTCCCCAAGGTAATCGAGAAGTATCTTCCCAATTAAGCGGAAAGGAACCTTTCTTATAATCAATAGGAACTATAAACATAAGTAGCGCGGCAATGACAGATATGGTCGTGTCTGTAAGGGTAATATCTGGTAGCAAGTTGTTTAAATAAGAGCGTAGCATCCATGAGAACGCAGTAAGTAAAAAGATGATGAGCACCACTTTTTCTCCTTTTGAAACAGGACCAAGTTTATCTAATTCTGTCTGTATGATATTTCCAGACTTTCCGATATTACCTAAGTTATTCTTGTAGAAGACTCTTGTAATCATAAAATATGTGATGATCATAAGTATGAAAGAAAAAGGAACGCCCATTTTCATCCACTGGAAAAAGCCTATATCTATATTGTAACTCTCATTAAGGAAAGCAAGCATTACAGAGTTAGGCGGTGTGCCTATCAAGGTTGCCATCCCACCTATGTTTGCACCAAAAGCAATACCTAGCATAATGCTTAGGGCAAAGTTGCGGTCGTTTTTTGTAAAACCATCCTCATCATCTATAAGAAGTTGTATGACAGAAACAGCTATGGGAAGCATTACTACAGTACTTGCCGTATTTGAAATCCACATGCTCATCAAACCAGTGGCAATCATAAAACCCAGTATAATTCCGTTTGCTTTGGTGCCTGTGATTTTAAGAATAGAGAGTGCTATGCGTTTGTGCAGGTTAACTTTTTCTAGCGCTAGCGCGATTACAAATCCTCCAAAAAATAGATACACAATGGGATTTGCATAATTACTCGCCACATCCTTAATATCTCCTATGCCAAGTAGCGGAAACAGAGCAAGCGGTATAAGTGCAGTAACAGAGATGGAAACAGCTTCTGTAACCCACCAGATAATCATCCATAGAGCGACAGCAATCACCTTATCTATCGCTGGGTTTATGAGTTCTATAGGTGCTGCAAGTAGTATAATGCACAATAATGGGCCAATGATAAAGCCTACTTTTCGCGAAAGCGTAAATTCTTTCATAGCCTTAAAAATAGGCAAAAAAGAAAACTACTGACCTTTTAAATATAAGGCAAGTCTGATTTTCCAATAGGGCATCTCCTCCTTAAAGTATTCATAAAAGGATTTGAGCTTATCTGCGTCTTCTACTTTTAAAATGGCGTCGTGTATTTGCTTTACTTCTACAGGCTGTATAAACTGGTAAAAATCTACTTCCATACCTTCTTCATGCAACTTCATCAAGTGATTGTACACAGAGCCTATAGTGAGTTTACGGGTCTCTGCAATTTCTTCTAGAGAAAGGCCTTGCTGGATGAGTTTCTTAGTCTCTAGATACGTTTTACTACCGCTTTTAGGCTTTGGTTTTTGGACATGCTCTTTAATGACCTTTATAAAATCTGCGCCATATTTTTCCATCTTTGCTTGTCCCACACCTTGAATGTCTAAAAACTGCTTTTGAGTCACAGGTTCTTGATCTTCCATATCCTTAAGGGAAGCATCAGAAAATACGATATAAGCTGCCACATTTGCATCTCTAGCCAGTTCAGAGCGTAGTTCACGTAGTTTTTCAAAGAGCGTTCCTTTTGGTTTTTTAGGTTTGCGTTCTTTGGTAACAGGTTCGGTTTTAACTTTGGTGAGTTTAGCTAGTTGTATATTCTTCCCGTCGTATAATACTTCTTTAGCAAGTGGGGTGAGTAGTAATCTTCCGCTTTCGCGAAAGCGTATTTCTAACAACCCTTGATTGATAAGCTGCACAATATATTGCTGTAGGTCTCTCCAGGGAACATCTTTTGCGGCTCCGTATGTTTTTATTTCTTGATAGCCTTTGTCATATACTTGAGCGTTTTGCGAACCTCTTAAAACGTCAATTACGGTACCCATCGCTTCTTTTTGTTGCATACGAGCAACGCCCGAAAGTACTTTTTGAGCAAGTACAGTGCCATCAAAATATGCCGGCGGACTGTTACAAATGTCACAGTTTCCGCAATCTTCAGAGAGAAACTCACCAAAGTAGTTGATAAGAACTTTTCGTCTACAACTCAGCGCTTCTGCATACTGTTGCATGCGGTCAAGCTTAGCCATTTGGTAGTCGGCATTTTTTGCTCCGTCTATAAACTGTCTTAGCTGTAGGGTGTCTGCATAACTATAAAAAAGTAAGGTGTGGGCAGGTAATCCATCACGTCCAGCACGACCTATTTCTTGATAATATCCTTCAAGATTTTTAGGCATGTTGTAGTGGATCACCCAGCGCACGTTACTCTTATCTATTCCCATACCAAAGGCGATGGTAGCACAAATTATGGGCGTCGTATCATTTATAAAATCTTCTTGAACTTTTGAACGTTGCTCTGCATGCATTCCTGCGTGGTATGCAGCTGCTTTATAGCCGTTAGCTTGTAGTTTGGCTGCTAGAGACTCTGTACTTTTTCTAGAAAGACAGTAAATGATACCACTTTCTCCAGGGTGCTCTTCAAGGAAATCAAGAATCTGGTCATTACGTTTTTGGCCAGGTCTTACATCGAGATAGAGATTAGGTCTATCAAAGGAAGAGACGTACTTTTTTGCATTGCTTATTCCTAATTGGTCTGCAATATCATCTTGTGTTGATCTGTCTGCTGTTGCGGTAAGGGCAATAAGTGGCGCTTGTGGAAAGCGTCTTTTTAGATAGCCTAGTTGCGTGTATGCAGGTCTAAAATCGTGACCCCATGATGAGATACAGTGTGCTTCATCTATGGCAATTAAAGAAATGGTCGCCGCATTCAAAGCGCCATCCAGCATTTGTAAGCTCTCTGGAGCAACATAAATGAGGTCTATGGCGCCGCTTTGTAAATCTGCTAATACTTGCTGAGTTTCTTCTAGAGGTTGTGTACTATTGTAGTAGGCTGCTTTTATGCCATTGGCACGTAGCGCATCAACCTGATCTTTCATTAAGGCAATGAGAGGTGAGATTACAAGAGCAACTCCATCTAGCGCAAGTGCGGGCAATTGGAAACACATGGATTTACCACCACCCGTAGGCATAATAACAAGTGCGTCATCTCCACGACACACAGATTCAATAATTTCTTGCTGGTTAGGGCGGAAA
The genomic region above belongs to Dokdonia sp. Dokd-P16 and contains:
- a CDS encoding methyltransferase domain-containing protein; the encoded protein is MKLTSTYWNNRYAEGSTGWDLKEISPPIKAYLDQLENKELKILIPGGGYSHEAQYCWEQGFKNVYVVDFSQLALENLKQRVPDFPSSQLIQDDFFKYSGQFDVVIEQTFFCALQPELRPAYVAHMRTLLKPKGKLVGLLFNFPLTEKGPPYGGSVAEYENLFSKHFDIQKMETSDNSVAARADKELFIKMVKK
- a CDS encoding T9SS type A sorting domain-containing protein, whose product is MKLKLLFGLFMFQSIVAQAQEIFTDSFAGQGAPFSLHTINDELYVGLFDVNANNMAYIQKVPFNNPTNKITVAEAPPAVGFIKLTYDENSNTLIGGTASTLYKLNLNDAFPVQGEAINNAAIDTQMGVVLYNSVLYFVRGNTILKYSINDTNYTETIVFENNNSTIIGEVFNNELYFFERTGTTNNLALYKININDSSPDPILVSNMDGYAGFVQDVYLKNSLLYATISLSANHSIIKFDLDNALPISPEFLLTPDNAPLGITSYESNLYYITGSQNIFLIEDPELLNTKDFKRENSIVYPNPAVNDRLYISSESSHRFQLIDINGKIVLQGTHNREAITLHNLNSGVYFLKLFNRDGEVLETQKVIKN
- a CDS encoding YfiR/HmsC family protein; protein product: MKDFKLLTALKIMVALIIFGSSAQIQAQTNVEQVARVQRAIYVYNIAQQVNWSSQSGDTFKIGVLGPDRTIIDFKSIAQKRQIQSKPVEIINFLSVKDIAGVDVLYVNKKYNFQMPYILQSIEGKGILVISEGYAFNDSMINIIRVGNTFRHQINEELLRSNDFVIAPSLKFYAIKTSQKWQSLFIEAQDSLNLAKQNSKRKDSLIIAHQREINSKNEIIDTIQEIVKLKNNSIQDLLDEDEIQKQTLEEKQEIAKELEIENESQLEELERRQRILVQNAEEIERNQDSIDNQNLNLSVQKKALDEQSVELSLRENINWLLGIIAFLFLVAGFIIYKNYQSKSKLAKQLVLQNAKILAQAEELSQKNEDLEQFAYIASHDLQEPLNTISSFIGLIRNDYSAQFDDLGNQSLEFIEEASERMAKLINVLLEYSRIGKTRSFTEVDCNKMVQDLEKDIYALIKRKNATITYSNLPTLMGSEIELRLLFQNLITNALKFCAEDTSPTLHIEVSETASLENPNEKMWQFSFKDNGIGIRKDHQERIFSIFQRLHTKDQYKGTGIGLAHCKKIVGIHKGNIWVTSKINKGSTFYFTIPMSPEVV
- a CDS encoding SLC13 family permease: MKEFTLSRKVGFIIGPLLCIILLAAPIELINPAIDKVIAVALWMIIWWVTEAVSISVTALIPLALFPLLGIGDIKDVASNYANPIVYLFFGGFVIALALEKVNLHKRIALSILKITGTKANGIILGFMIATGLMSMWISNTASTVVMLPIAVSVIQLLIDDEDGFTKNDRNFALSIMLGIAFGANIGGMATLIGTPPNSVMLAFLNESYNIDIGFFQWMKMGVPFSFILMIITYFMITRVFYKNNLGNIGKSGNIIQTELDKLGPVSKGEKVVLIIFLLTAFSWMLRSYLNNLLPDITLTDTTISVIAALLMFIVPIDYKKGSFPLNWEDTSRLPWGILILFGGGLALASGLAQSGFIDMIGSYISQQEDWSMWVVTAVLIFLMLFMTELMSNVALVTILVPLVVGIAIGMDVPILQMVIPVTLASSCAFMLPMATPPNAIVFASGHVRVGQMARVGVVLNLISVGLLFALAYYVVPVLF
- a CDS encoding GTP cyclohydrolase codes for the protein MIVQLAEGTIKTKYGVYKEILFYDGVKECHALVMGDVSGEEDVLCRVHSSCIFAHHFNSIECDCREQMEISQQLIEREGKGIVIWLEQEGKGNGHYALLNTLPLKKQGMAQADAYEAVGFRKDNRDFSAAAKILKYLEVSSITMITGNEKKTKTLTDLGITVSGIQATEL